A DNA window from Stenotrophomonas sp. 57 contains the following coding sequences:
- a CDS encoding TetR/AcrR family transcriptional regulator produces MSTHPDPTAPTRGRPPTITPERLADIGIRLGLPNLTMANVAAELAVTQAALYKRVANLEALKRLVAEAVFQRWQIPRASVDAPGGLEAYLMRFVESLCEVVKAHPGLPPYLLRRTVATAPMLEKIASHQAHVADVFGLPVDKARWLLATIAFYCIAGADTIYAIADDEEGQVITEFKQGMRALVIGSLEVSRLR; encoded by the coding sequence ATGAGCACGCACCCCGATCCAACGGCGCCGACCCGTGGCCGCCCACCCACCATCACCCCGGAGCGCCTGGCCGACATCGGCATCCGCCTGGGCCTGCCCAACCTGACCATGGCCAACGTGGCCGCCGAACTGGCGGTGACCCAGGCGGCGCTGTACAAGCGCGTGGCCAACCTGGAGGCGTTGAAACGCCTGGTGGCCGAGGCGGTGTTCCAGCGCTGGCAGATTCCGCGCGCGTCGGTCGACGCACCGGGTGGGCTGGAGGCCTACCTGATGCGGTTCGTGGAGTCACTGTGCGAGGTGGTGAAGGCACATCCCGGGCTGCCACCGTACCTGTTGCGGCGCACGGTGGCGACCGCGCCGATGCTGGAAAAGATCGCCTCGCACCAGGCACACGTGGCTGATGTGTTCGGCCTGCCGGTGGACAAGGCGCGCTGGCTGCTGGCCACGATCGCGTTCTATTGCATCGCCGGCGCCGATACGATCTATGCGATTGCGGACGATGAGGAAGGACAGGTGATCACCGAGTTCAAGCAGGGCATGCGGGCGCTGGTGATCGGTTCGCTGGAGGTATCGCGGCTTCGGTAG